The Bacteroidota bacterium genome contains a region encoding:
- a CDS encoding WD40 repeat domain-containing protein: MIHTLKVGHLAGHTAAIYNLSKGAHPAEIFSCGSDRVLLNWNLNLGVPQVIATFPMAVYSILYIHSKQLLLAGLADGGISIVDLIQKKEVKILQHHHAPIFDLTYSAVNSCIVAASADGAISFIDAETLTCFKIVKLCTAKIRNLALNAAETELAVACGDGSIRLFEMQNQKEKISIEAHQDSANCVLYHPNGKFLLSGGKDAHLCVWKCTDTGELILHTKIPAHNFALYSLAFHPDGNYFASGSRDKTIKIWDAHTFEFLLRINKENYEGHLNSVNKILWTSYKNWLISAGDDRAILLWELME, from the coding sequence ATGATTCATACGCTTAAGGTTGGGCATTTGGCAGGGCATACAGCTGCAATTTATAATTTGAGCAAAGGTGCTCATCCGGCTGAAATTTTTTCGTGCGGAAGCGATCGCGTGCTCCTTAATTGGAATTTAAATTTAGGCGTGCCTCAAGTGATTGCAACATTCCCAATGGCCGTTTATTCTATTCTTTATATACACAGCAAACAGTTATTACTCGCCGGTTTGGCGGATGGTGGAATTTCGATTGTGGATTTGATTCAAAAAAAAGAAGTCAAAATATTACAACATCACCATGCTCCTATTTTTGATTTAACTTACAGTGCGGTAAATTCATGCATCGTTGCCGCTTCCGCTGATGGGGCCATTTCATTTATAGATGCTGAGACTTTAACATGTTTTAAAATTGTGAAATTGTGTACGGCAAAAATCAGAAACTTGGCATTAAACGCGGCCGAAACAGAATTGGCTGTAGCATGTGGAGATGGTTCTATACGACTGTTTGAAATGCAAAACCAAAAAGAAAAAATTAGCATTGAAGCGCATCAAGATTCCGCTAACTGTGTGTTATATCACCCAAATGGCAAGTTCCTGCTTTCGGGCGGAAAAGATGCACACTTGTGCGTATGGAAATGCACTGATACCGGCGAACTAATTCTTCACACAAAAATTCCTGCGCACAATTTTGCCTTATACTCACTTGCCTTTCATCCCGATGGAAATTATTTTGCAAGCGGGAGCCGCGATAAAACAATAAAGATTTGGGATGCACATACTTTTGAATTTTTGCTTCGAATAAACAAAGAAAACTACGAAGGGCATTTGAATTCGGTGAATAAGATTTTATGGACGTCCTACAAAAATTGGCTTATCTCTGCCGGTGACGATCGCGCAATATTGTTATGGGAGCTAATGGAGTGA
- a CDS encoding ATP-binding cassette domain-containing protein, translating into MSERILKALMQLFAIIAKVDGVTNSGRNIVQSFLKQQLNQELVDEYLKLFDEFVEKLQGGGDSEKRKKKTSVNSVKVLKICTEINKELTQKQKVVVLIRLIEFINSNEETSEQELEFVKTVSDVFNIEDQEFIRCSAFINSSKNDFSDSSNLLLIDNKKEGHEDRSRHLCVDTLSGEIRVLQISSVSMYVLRYFGTSELYLNGQILTGDKVHILTPGSTIRSSKVSPIYYSDIISCFMTDTTASKIVFQTKSLEFRFKNDKIGLQKFNMFEESGTLIGIMGGSGAGKSTLLNILNGNDRPSSGEVLINGINIHTEKNKIEGVIGHVSQDDLLIEQLTVFQNLFYNAKLCFDNLSDPEISRVVLELLTSIGLYETRDLKVGSPLEKTISGGQRKRLNIALELIREPSVLFVDEPTSGLSSRDSENIMDLLKELALKGKLVFVVIHQPSSEIFKMFDKLIILDLGGYPIYNGNPVEAIIYFKTLVNHVNANESECVTCGNVNPEQIFNIIESKVLDEYGDQTQTRKISPKEWNEFYVSKLEPEVDSAKVETEIPKSTFRIPNKIKQFLVFITRDVLSKLTNKQYLFINLFEAPVLALILSYLVRYFKSDVSNKAGYVYYENENMPAYMFMSVVVALFIGLTVSAEEIIADRKILKRESFLNLSKGSYLFSKVSIMFVLSAIQTLSFILIGNTILGINGMYLDYWFVLFTTSCFANMLGLNISASFNSAVTIYILIPFLIIPQLLLSGVIVKFDKLNPVITTQGTVPMSGEVMTSRWAFEALAVNQFKKNEFQKNFYLLDKSINVYNFRKDDWLKALKAKVDNCENIYRDIQERSDKSKIADLEYDLGVLKNEYELHNQKDVNSPVFSDMDKLNLAKFDLNVSAKLKDYNSKKLEKYFIRNENIYRAKKDSLTNQTIFKLGSEGITLTPLQMDLYTGKKVESKQPTALEKYQEARKRKLLIATDSTLRDSLEKMPEQLIVSPYSAKDSAVVATVREDGENRLNELKFKYVNKSLDDLLTNAQDFDKIVEVDGKLIQRKNPVYLDPPKNSLIRAHFFAPRKRVFGQYFDTFWVNISVIWSMSLFLAISLYFDWLKKAMDFFGDVSSRFKFLSKKKK; encoded by the coding sequence ATGAGTGAACGTATATTAAAAGCCCTCATGCAACTTTTTGCAATTATTGCAAAAGTGGATGGAGTTACCAATTCAGGTAGAAATATTGTTCAATCTTTTTTAAAACAGCAACTCAATCAGGAGTTGGTAGATGAATACCTCAAGCTCTTTGATGAGTTTGTAGAAAAACTCCAAGGGGGAGGCGACAGCGAAAAACGAAAAAAGAAAACCTCCGTAAATTCTGTTAAGGTGCTTAAAATTTGCACCGAGATTAACAAAGAGCTTACTCAAAAACAAAAAGTGGTGGTGCTTATTCGTTTAATTGAGTTCATCAATTCTAACGAAGAAACCAGCGAGCAAGAACTCGAATTTGTTAAAACTGTTTCCGATGTATTTAATATCGAAGACCAGGAGTTTATTCGTTGCTCTGCCTTTATCAATAGTAGTAAGAACGACTTCTCCGATTCCAGTAATTTACTGTTAATCGACAATAAAAAAGAAGGACATGAAGATCGCAGTCGCCACTTGTGTGTGGATACGCTGAGCGGTGAAATACGTGTTTTGCAAATTTCCAGTGTAAGCATGTATGTGCTACGCTATTTTGGAACAAGTGAGTTGTATTTAAATGGCCAAATCCTTACCGGGGATAAGGTGCACATTTTAACTCCCGGATCAACCATACGCAGCAGCAAGGTTTCACCAATATATTACAGCGATATCATCAGCTGTTTTATGACGGATACCACTGCTTCCAAAATTGTTTTTCAAACTAAATCCTTGGAGTTTCGATTCAAAAACGACAAGATTGGCTTGCAAAAATTTAACATGTTTGAAGAGTCGGGAACCCTTATCGGGATTATGGGAGGGAGTGGTGCCGGTAAATCAACTTTACTTAATATATTAAACGGTAACGACAGGCCTTCCAGCGGAGAAGTGCTTATTAATGGCATCAATATCCACACCGAGAAAAATAAAATTGAAGGTGTTATCGGCCACGTTTCGCAAGACGATTTATTGATTGAACAACTCACTGTTTTTCAAAATTTATTTTACAACGCAAAGCTGTGTTTCGATAATTTGTCGGATCCCGAAATTTCACGAGTGGTGCTCGAATTGCTTACTAGCATTGGCTTATACGAAACGCGTGATTTAAAAGTGGGAAGCCCCTTAGAAAAAACCATTAGTGGTGGGCAACGCAAACGATTAAACATAGCCCTTGAATTAATACGCGAACCCTCAGTTTTATTTGTGGATGAACCAACTTCCGGACTTTCATCCCGCGACAGCGAAAATATAATGGACTTGCTGAAAGAGCTTGCCCTTAAAGGAAAGTTGGTATTTGTGGTAATTCACCAACCTTCTTCCGAAATATTTAAGATGTTTGATAAGCTCATCATTTTGGATTTGGGTGGGTATCCTATTTACAACGGAAATCCGGTGGAAGCCATTATTTATTTCAAAACCTTGGTGAATCATGTTAATGCCAATGAAAGTGAATGTGTAACCTGCGGAAACGTTAATCCGGAGCAAATTTTTAACATCATCGAATCCAAAGTATTGGATGAATATGGCGATCAAACACAAACGCGTAAAATATCACCCAAGGAGTGGAATGAGTTTTATGTAAGCAAGCTTGAGCCCGAAGTGGATTCGGCAAAAGTGGAAACTGAAATTCCTAAAAGCACATTCCGTATCCCTAATAAAATAAAGCAATTCTTGGTATTCATTACCCGTGATGTGCTTTCAAAACTTACCAATAAACAATACCTTTTTATCAACTTGTTTGAAGCTCCGGTATTGGCTTTAATTCTTTCCTATTTGGTGCGCTATTTTAAAAGCGACGTTTCCAATAAAGCGGGCTACGTGTATTACGAAAACGAAAACATGCCTGCTTATATGTTTATGAGTGTGGTGGTTGCTTTGTTTATAGGCCTCACCGTGAGTGCCGAAGAGATTATTGCCGACCGAAAAATATTAAAGCGCGAATCCTTTTTGAATTTGAGTAAAGGGAGTTACTTATTTTCTAAAGTAAGTATCATGTTTGTGCTATCTGCCATTCAAACACTGTCCTTTATACTTATCGGGAATACTATCTTAGGAATTAATGGGATGTATTTAGATTACTGGTTTGTGCTCTTTACCACGAGCTGCTTTGCCAATATGTTGGGATTAAATATTTCGGCCAGCTTTAATTCTGCGGTTACCATTTATATTTTAATTCCTTTTTTAATTATTCCACAACTTTTATTAAGCGGTGTAATTGTAAAATTTGATAAACTCAATCCGGTAATTACTACACAAGGCACCGTTCCTATGTCGGGCGAAGTAATGACTTCTCGTTGGGCATTTGAAGCTTTGGCAGTAAATCAGTTTAAGAAGAATGAATTTCAAAAGAATTTTTACCTGCTCGATAAAAGCATAAACGTTTATAATTTTAGAAAAGATGATTGGTTAAAAGCACTAAAAGCCAAGGTGGACAATTGCGAAAATATTTACCGCGATATTCAGGAACGTAGCGATAAATCAAAAATTGCCGATTTAGAATACGATTTAGGCGTGCTTAAAAATGAGTATGAGTTACACAATCAAAAGGATGTAAATAGCCCTGTATTCAGTGATATGGATAAACTCAACTTGGCTAAATTTGATTTGAATGTTTCAGCTAAATTAAAGGATTATAATTCCAAAAAATTGGAAAAGTATTTTATTCGCAATGAAAATATTTACCGTGCTAAGAAGGATTCCTTAACCAATCAAACCATTTTCAAATTGGGTAGCGAAGGGATTACGCTTACTCCTTTGCAAATGGATTTGTATACCGGTAAAAAAGTGGAGTCAAAACAACCTACCGCACTTGAAAAATATCAGGAAGCACGCAAAAGAAAACTTTTAATTGCTACCGATTCAACACTTCGCGACAGTTTGGAGAAAATGCCCGAGCAATTGATTGTTTCGCCCTATTCTGCTAAGGATAGCGCGGTGGTTGCAACAGTGCGTGAAGACGGTGAAAATCGCTTAAATGAGTTGAAATTTAAATATGTAAATAAAAGTTTAGATGATCTATTAACTAATGCACAAGATTTTGATAAGATTGTGGAAGTAGATGGAAAATTAATTCAACGTAAAAATCCTGTTTATTTAGATCCACCAAAAAACAGCCTCATTCGTGCACATTTCTTTGCACCTCGAAAGCGGGTATTTGGACAATACTTCGATACCTTTTGGGTAAATATATCGGTCATTTGGAGCATGTCGCTATTCCTTGCCATTTCACTTTATTTTGATTGGCTCAAAAAAGCGATGGATTTCTTTGGTGATGTGAGCAGCCGATTTAAATTTTTGAGTAAGAAGAAAAAGTAG
- a CDS encoding T9SS type A sorting domain-containing protein, whose amino-acid sequence MSNSNTVGRELYVTDGTLAGTSLLSNINAGAGSGINTSIDFSYSNGSTMYFVATNNGTTYELWKTDGTTAGTIKLTNQGGTSNGIGQWNAVNGKYVFSMSNSNTVGRELYVTDGTLAGTSLLSNINAGAGSGINTSIDFSYSNGSTMYFVATNNGTTYELWKTDGTTAGTIKLTNQGGTSNGIGQWNAVNGKYVFSMSNSNTVGRELYVTDGTLAGTSLLSNINAGAGSGINTSIDFSYSNGSTMYFVATNNGTTYELWKTDGTTAGTIKLTNQGGTSNGIGQWNEVNGKFVFSMSNSSTVGRELYVTDGTLAGTSFLSNINAGTGSGINTANDFSYSNGSTMFFVATNNGTNYELWKTDGTAIGTVKASNIGGTSNGIGQWNLVNGNYIFSMSNPGTYGRELWVLTGIATMSEELKDPFGWFPYPNPFNDKLYIRTEKSLQNEVYKISDNSGRNVLSGYISDNENSIQVNTLSSGLYFLELGEPRKQTFKVVKQ is encoded by the coding sequence ATGAGTAATTCCAATACAGTTGGAAGAGAGCTCTATGTAACAGATGGAACGCTTGCCGGAACAAGTTTATTAAGTAATATAAATGCCGGAGCGGGTTCTGGTATAAATACTTCCATTGATTTCAGTTACTCAAATGGTAGCACTATGTATTTTGTAGCAACAAACAATGGAACAACCTATGAACTATGGAAAACCGATGGCACCACCGCGGGAACCATAAAACTTACCAACCAAGGTGGGACTTCCAATGGAATTGGACAATGGAATGCTGTAAATGGTAAATATGTTTTTTCGATGAGTAATTCCAATACAGTTGGAAGAGAGCTCTATGTAACAGATGGAACGCTTGCCGGAACAAGTTTATTAAGTAATATAAATGCCGGAGCGGGTTCTGGTATAAATACTTCCATTGATTTCAGTTACTCAAATGGTAGCACTATGTATTTTGTAGCAACAAACAATGGAACAACCTATGAACTATGGAAAACCGATGGCACCACCGCGGGAACCATAAAACTTACCAACCAAGGTGGGACTTCCAATGGAATTGGACAATGGAATGCTGTAAATGGTAAATATGTTTTTTCGATGAGTAATTCCAATACAGTTGGAAGAGAGCTCTATGTAACAGATGGAACGCTTGCCGGAACAAGTTTATTAAGTAATATAAATGCCGGAGCGGGTTCTGGTATAAATACTTCCATTGATTTCAGTTACTCAAATGGTAGCACTATGTATTTTGTAGCAACAAACAATGGAACAACCTATGAACTATGGAAAACCGATGGCACCACCGCGGGAACCATAAAACTTACCAACCAAGGTGGGACTTCCAATGGAATTGGACAATGGAATGAAGTAAATGGAAAGTTTGTTTTTTCGATGAGTAATTCCAGTACCGTTGGAAGAGAGCTCTATGTAACAGATGGAACGCTTGCCGGAACAAGTTTTTTAAGTAATATAAATGCCGGAACGGGTTCTGGTATAAATACTGCCAATGATTTCAGTTATTCAAACGGAAGCACAATGTTTTTTGTTGCTACCAACAATGGAACCAATTATGAGCTTTGGAAAACCGATGGAACAGCAATAGGGACGGTAAAGGCATCAAACATTGGAGGAACTTCCAATGGAATTGGACAGTGGAATTTAGTGAATGGAAATTATATATTTTCAATGTCCAATCCGGGAACTTATGGGCGTGAATTATGGGTGCTTACAGGTATTGCAACAATGTCTGAGGAACTGAAAGATCCTTTTGGTTGGTTTCCTTACCCCAATCCTTTCAACGATAAACTATATATCAGAACCGAAAAATCTTTACAGAATGAAGTATACAAAATATCAGACAACTCCGGAAGAAATGTTTTAAGTGGATACATTTCTGATAACGAAAATAGTATTCAGGTAAATACACTTTCAAGTGGACTTTATTTTTTAGAATTAGGTGAACCACGCAAACAAACCTTTAAGGTGGTTAAGCAATAA
- a CDS encoding T9SS type A sorting domain-containing protein — MKKTTTQHLLTGVVAFLCTTSVFAQLSFSTAPNVAVGSQPYAIAKSDFNTDGKMDLAVVNSSNANVSVLLGSGTGSFATQVTYAVGTQPEGVAVGDFNGDSKPDIVTANFLSDNISFLSGTGSGTFNAAVSFATGTRPAFVATGDFNGDGNLDVVSANSTANNLSVLLGNGLGSFSAAVNYATGTQPIHVLVYDFNGDTFLDLVSCNTTSNNFSILLGTGTGTFGAASNVATLAGPFSGAAADVNGDLNIDLIIVCSTAAKASVMLGNGNGTFGAATNFDVGTAPTGIDIADANADGKLDLAVTNYSSNSLSLLFGNGLGSFTEQPRYSTGANPFRVISHDFNADSKLDYAIVNYASGSVSMMLGATAGKLVAAPNYKGAQGTLDLESADFNGDSKLDVVTCNFDNNSVSFLAGDGLGGFGTNSNFAVGTNPFAIAVADFNGDTKMDVVVTNSGSNTLSLLIGNGAGSFAAAVNFATGNFPTGIVTGDFNGDLAADVVVTNYSDNTFSFYAGNGLGSFAARVNFSTALGPNSVTKGDFNNDTFLDIATANYDAGNVSVRLGNGAGSFGAVTNFAVGTFTYDISTADFNADGNADITVANSGSNNMSVLIGNGAGSFASTVNYSTGILPYSVTTADYDLDGYADIAVANATSATVSVFINNQDGTFATAVNQFSGVGSSGIVSALVNADSKSDLLVANYNNSNFTVLLNTSINYITSLTLGSCGTTLGTLYDQIFITTIPGATDYRYKVVNVGLSFNNTFNRNQPANDFRMMWAPGVLFGNTYKVSISAKVGGLWYSYGPICNVTLGPFPTTQLSVGSCNSIITDLNTQLFSDVIHGANDYEYRIVNVAQAYDHNWRRMNSNRDYRLVWAHDNSIPTLLYGYTYDVQVRALVGRTQTLPGVWGTFGPVCTVTVGATPATQLVVPTSCNTSVTSLSDQIFSVPVPGASNYQYRISNVGQGLSTVVYRNSGNTDYRLSWVPTVGGNGIRYSTTYDVEVSPKIGNAFGAYGAVCTVTTPATPLTSLQPAYCSSYLLPTFSSNVFVTAVPGASMYSYHVTGPAGYNKTFYNFNSNTMWQFSRTYGCCGVQNMLPSTTYSVAVASNTGGVWSAEGPACTVVTPAVIPRYSDAEINNLAEEQTGVELNILANPCKGNEVSLSFSGLMNGPTEIALRIFDLQGKLVYQAKIEAGSESTANIKPELTFASGIYTVEAQVNNTQVHKKLVVE; from the coding sequence ATGAAAAAAACAACTACTCAACACTTACTCACCGGCGTTGTTGCATTCTTATGCACAACTTCTGTTTTTGCTCAATTAAGCTTTTCCACTGCACCAAATGTTGCAGTTGGTTCTCAACCTTATGCCATTGCCAAAAGTGATTTCAACACCGATGGTAAAATGGATTTGGCCGTTGTGAATTCTTCCAATGCTAATGTTTCGGTACTTCTTGGTTCCGGTACTGGAAGTTTTGCCACGCAAGTAACATATGCTGTCGGCACGCAGCCGGAAGGGGTTGCTGTCGGTGACTTTAATGGCGATTCAAAACCGGATATTGTTACTGCTAATTTTTTAAGTGACAACATTTCATTTTTAAGTGGAACAGGCAGTGGAACTTTTAATGCTGCTGTTAGTTTTGCAACAGGTACTCGACCGGCGTTTGTTGCAACGGGCGATTTTAATGGTGATGGCAACTTGGATGTAGTTAGCGCAAACAGCACTGCCAATAACCTTTCGGTATTGCTTGGAAATGGCTTAGGTTCTTTTTCGGCAGCCGTAAATTATGCTACCGGAACCCAACCTATTCATGTGCTGGTGTATGATTTTAACGGGGATACTTTTTTAGATTTAGTAAGTTGCAATACGACATCAAATAATTTTTCCATTTTATTGGGAACCGGTACCGGAACATTTGGCGCTGCTTCTAATGTTGCTACACTTGCCGGCCCATTTTCTGGCGCTGCAGCGGATGTGAACGGTGATTTAAATATCGATTTAATAATTGTGTGTTCTACCGCCGCAAAAGCTTCGGTTATGCTTGGCAATGGCAATGGAACATTTGGCGCTGCCACTAATTTTGATGTTGGTACAGCACCCACCGGAATTGATATTGCGGATGCAAATGCAGATGGAAAATTGGATTTAGCAGTAACTAATTATAGCAGTAATTCGCTTTCTCTTTTATTTGGAAATGGATTAGGCTCTTTTACCGAACAACCGAGATATTCCACAGGAGCAAATCCCTTTCGCGTAATTTCACATGATTTTAATGCCGATTCGAAATTGGATTATGCAATCGTGAATTATGCCAGCGGATCTGTTTCGATGATGTTGGGTGCCACCGCAGGAAAGTTAGTAGCAGCACCAAATTATAAAGGTGCACAAGGTACTTTAGATTTAGAATCTGCTGATTTTAATGGCGATTCTAAATTGGATGTAGTGACTTGTAATTTCGATAATAACAGCGTTTCCTTCCTGGCCGGTGATGGATTAGGTGGTTTTGGAACCAATTCGAATTTTGCTGTCGGCACCAATCCATTTGCTATTGCTGTGGCCGATTTTAACGGTGATACCAAAATGGACGTTGTGGTAACTAATTCAGGAAGCAATACCTTATCACTGCTGATTGGTAATGGAGCAGGCTCCTTTGCTGCCGCAGTGAATTTTGCAACTGGTAATTTCCCTACCGGTATTGTTACAGGTGATTTTAATGGCGATTTAGCTGCGGATGTTGTAGTGACAAATTATTCTGACAATACATTTTCTTTTTATGCCGGTAATGGCTTGGGTTCGTTTGCAGCACGTGTAAATTTTTCTACCGCCTTGGGCCCTAACAGTGTTACTAAAGGTGATTTTAATAACGATACCTTTTTAGATATTGCCACCGCTAATTACGATGCCGGAAATGTATCGGTGCGCCTAGGTAATGGAGCTGGTTCTTTTGGCGCTGTTACTAATTTTGCAGTGGGTACTTTTACCTATGACATTAGCACTGCTGATTTTAATGCCGATGGAAATGCCGATATTACAGTTGCCAATAGCGGATCAAATAATATGTCGGTGCTGATTGGAAATGGTGCCGGTTCATTTGCTTCAACGGTGAATTACAGTACCGGTATTTTACCCTATAGCGTTACTACAGCCGATTATGATTTAGATGGCTATGCCGACATTGCTGTTGCCAATGCTACTTCAGCTACCGTTTCGGTATTTATTAATAATCAGGATGGAACTTTCGCAACTGCAGTAAATCAATTTTCGGGTGTGGGTTCTTCCGGAATTGTGAGCGCATTGGTTAACGCCGATTCAAAAAGTGATTTATTAGTTGCTAATTATAACAACAGTAATTTTACGGTTTTATTAAATACCAGTATTAATTACATTACCTCCTTAACCTTAGGTTCATGTGGCACTACTTTAGGAACATTGTATGATCAAATTTTTATTACAACTATTCCCGGTGCTACTGATTATAGATATAAAGTAGTGAATGTTGGCTTGAGTTTTAACAACACATTTAACCGTAATCAACCGGCAAATGATTTTCGTATGATGTGGGCTCCGGGAGTGCTGTTTGGAAATACTTATAAAGTTTCAATTTCTGCTAAAGTGGGTGGTCTTTGGTATTCCTACGGACCAATTTGCAATGTAACTCTTGGTCCATTCCCTACAACACAACTCAGTGTGGGCTCCTGTAACAGTATTATAACCGATTTAAATACACAACTTTTTAGCGATGTAATTCATGGTGCCAACGATTATGAATACCGCATTGTGAATGTTGCACAAGCTTATGATCACAACTGGAGAAGAATGAATTCCAATCGCGATTATCGCTTAGTGTGGGCGCACGATAATAGTATTCCTACCTTATTGTATGGGTATACGTACGATGTACAAGTGCGTGCCCTGGTGGGTCGAACACAAACACTGCCGGGTGTTTGGGGAACTTTTGGCCCGGTTTGTACAGTTACCGTTGGTGCTACTCCGGCTACTCAATTGGTAGTACCAACATCATGTAATACAAGTGTAACAAGCCTCTCCGATCAAATTTTTAGTGTACCAGTGCCGGGTGCAAGTAACTATCAATACCGTATTTCCAATGTTGGTCAAGGTTTATCCACTGTGGTTTACCGAAACTCAGGGAATACCGATTATCGCTTGAGTTGGGTACCGACTGTTGGAGGAAATGGAATACGCTATTCCACAACCTACGATGTGGAAGTTAGTCCAAAAATTGGAAACGCTTTTGGAGCCTATGGCGCAGTGTGCACCGTTACTACTCCTGCTACACCGCTCACTTCCTTGCAACCTGCTTATTGTAGCAGCTATTTGCTTCCTACTTTTAGTTCAAATGTTTTTGTAACAGCAGTACCGGGAGCATCTATGTACAGCTACCATGTTACCGGACCGGCAGGCTACAATAAAACCTTCTATAATTTTAACTCCAATACCATGTGGCAATTTTCAAGAACCTATGGATGTTGCGGCGTGCAAAATATGCTTCCCAGTACTACGTACTCCGTTGCGGTAGCTTCAAATACCGGAGGAGTATGGAGCGCCGAAGGGCCTGCCTGCACAGTTGTTACACCTGCAGTTATTCCGCGTTATTCAGATGCTGAAATTAATAACTTAGCTGAGGAGCAAACGGGTGTAGAATTAAACATCTTGGCAAACCCATGTAAAGGAAATGAAGTGTCGTTGAGTTTTAGTGGATTAATGAATGGTCCAACAGAAATTGCTTTGCGCATTTTTGACTTACAAGGTAAACTGGTTTATCAAGCAAAAATTGAAGCGGGCAGCGAAAGCACAGCGAACATTAAACCTGAGCTTACATTCGCTTCAGGAATTTATACGGTGGAAGCACAGGTAAACAATACACAAGTGCATAAAAAATTGGTGGTGGAGTAA